From a single Tachypleus tridentatus isolate NWPU-2018 chromosome 6, ASM421037v1, whole genome shotgun sequence genomic region:
- the LOC143251735 gene encoding transcription factor LBX1-like — protein MDPGQLHESHDHLNLFSIRQQPKKKRKSRTAFTNQQIFELEKRFLYQKYLSPADRDEIAQRLRLTNAQVITWFQNRRAKLKRDMEELKKDVETVKMETIILNNIQDFRLLEKSDMRKNQD, from the coding sequence ATGAAAGTCACGACCACCTCAATCTATTCAGCATTCGACAACAACcgaaaaagaaaaggaaatctCGGACAGCTTTCACTAACCAGCAGATCTTTGAGCTCGAGAAACGGTTTTTGTACCAGAAATATCTATCTCCTGCAGACAGAGACGAGATCGCTCAGCGTCTACGCCTAACAAATGCCCAAGTGATCACGTGGTTTCAGAACAGGCGCGCCAAGTTGAAACGAGATATGGAAGAACTGAAGAAAGATGTCGAAACTGTGAAGATGGAAACTATCATCTTAAATAACATTCAGGATTTTAGACTTCTGGAAAAATCTGACATGCGCAAGAATCAAGATTGA